DNA from Tursiops truncatus isolate mTurTru1 chromosome 8, mTurTru1.mat.Y, whole genome shotgun sequence:
CAGATGACTTTAAGGTAACCTACGGTAATAGGATTATTGAGCTAAAgagcatggacatatatttatTATGGCTTTTGTAGGCAGCTACAAAATGCCAAGGAAGTTAGGAGTGAAGCCACACCCCTCCTCTTAGCCTTCAAACAGCCCTCTCATCATCTAGCTTCATTTCCCACAGCAGCCCACCCCACCCGCCCCATCTCATCACCAAGACCCCCAATGCCAACAGTAAGAGCTGtatcaaaaggaaatgcttcCATTCCACGTCTGGTAACAACCTATCATGGaaaagtatataaatgtatatatataggagcttccctggtgacacatgCCAacgcaggggagacgggttcgagccctggtctgggaagatcccacatgccgcggaacaactaaacctgtgcgccacaactactgaagcctgcacacctacagcctgcgctcagcaacaagagaagccaccgcaaagagaagctcgcgcacggcaacgaagagtagcccccagtcaccgcaactagagaaagcccacgtgcagcaacgaagacccaacacagccaaaaataaaataaaatttatttttaaaaataaataaatatataaaagtcaacAACGatacccattttaaaaaatatatactgaacaataaaatttgaaacagtttgaatcactttgctgtacacctgaagctaacaacattgtaagttaactacaatttttttttttttaatgttaaaaaaaaaaaggcaatgctTCATCCCAGCTTGGGCCTCCAACCCAGGGGATGATGCAGGGAATGGGCTGGAGCAGCTAATTACTGGAACAGAGGCCATTGTTTTCAACTCTCCTATCTCCAGTCTGTCCTTCCCCTGTTTTAGGAATCTCATAATGCAAGGCCAAACTCCCAAGTTGCAGACACACCTGTCTAGTAAATCTCGACCCTCTCTCCTCCACGTGGGGCTAGCTCAGCAAGTAAAATTCCAATTCCTTCAAAAAGGACTCAGCACGGACTACGTAGCTGGGATGGGAACTGGTACCAACTCCATCTAAGATGGTCCAGAGTTTCCCCTCGGATGCTTGGTGCAGAGAGGGCTCCCTCAGCAGCAGGCATGATGGAAAAGAGCTGAAGCTTTGCAGTCCGAATCGCGCTGCGACTTTCAAGTCCTTTGATCTCAAATGACTCCTCTCggattctgtttctctctgtgtgtgtgtgtgtgtgtgtgtgtgtgtgtgtgtgtaaaagctaataatatctacttttttattcatttaacaactaTTTAAAGTTCACTGTGAGGCAGCGTGGTGGTGCTGTAGTGGAAAGAGCAAGGCCAGGGAACTGGCAGAACCAGAGTTGAGTCTTGCTTTTGCAACTGATTGGATTTCATTCAATCTAGGGAAAGATGCAACATGAACCATTATTTTAGGCAACCTAACAAAAAACGCTGCCAAGTTCTGACACAATGATTTCTTATCTCTTGGAATTGGATTTTATAGTCATTAAAAGAGGTCTTTAGACTTACTGATATCTTGAGGTAGATTTTTATCATATATCATTCTTCATatatctaaaaatagaaaatgtaagcaaaataaattgGTTAAGGTTGTCAAAGCCCTTGACCAAAGACCACCAGAAACACACTCATAGTCAAAAAAAGTCAGGTTTATTTAACTTGAAGCAGTAAGGAGAGTGCATCCTGGGGACACACTTGTGTGTATCTCCTTAAATCTGGGTTTTTGTTCCACGGTTCTGCGGAGGGATTAGGAAAGTAGGGACCAGTTCTGGATTAAATGCTGTCAAGAAGAAGAGGCAATTCAGACTGGGTATCTTTATAATGCTTACCTAGGAGGCAGGAGGATTCACAGAGGGCTAGAGTTGTATCTTTGGTAAAGAAGCACcaatcgggaattccctggtggcctagtggttaggattccgggggggcccaggttcaattcctggtcagggaacatcccacaagccacgtggtgtggccaaaaaaaaaaaaggaccgggcttccctggtggcacagtggttgagagtccacctgccgatgcaggggacacaggttcgtgccccagtccaggaggatcccacatgtcgcggagtggctgggcccgtgagccatggccactgagcctgcgcgtccggagcctgtgctccgcaacgggagaggccacagcagtgagaggcccgcgtaccacaaaaaaagaccCAGTCACTCAGAGAAAGGCCAAGTCATTTTTGTGGTCACAAAGTGGCCCCACCTGAGCATCTAAGCATGTTTCATTCTAAGCactgataaataaaaaaattcaactgaatAAATCTGAAGATTTAATTGGCTTTATTTAATGATTCAGCATCCTATCCAGTAAACAGAAAAGTGCTCTGCGGAACTGTACAAAATGGAAGGGTTTTACAGAAGGAAGGACGGATGGGTAGGGAAGttattagcaaaaggaaagaactgTTTCAGGCCAGGTCATATTCTTTTTGGGGGGAAGGGAACGGAAGGGGTCTTTATGCAGATTACCTCACTCGTGCTGATCAGGAAATTTCAGATTATCTGTTCATAGGTCACATTCCTGGGAGAGGTTGAAAATgcaattaagtcttggtttgctgtCATGGGGGCAAATGACTCTGTTCTGGGGCctgttgtttcttcttcttcttcttttttaacagcATGGTTTATGTTCTGCTGGTATCATCACTATCTGAATATCAGAAGGGCCATCTTACACTTTCTTAgttctggaccagggatccagcccacgccccttgcagtggaagcacagagccctaaccactggcctgccagggaagtccccatcttaCACCTTTTTGATAGTCTTAAAACTTCACGTTGATGTCCATTAGAGAAAAAGCACCCCCATTTCAAAGATGTTAACATGTAGGGAAAAATGCTCATGCTAGATTTGATGAAATAGGATTCATGCTGTATTACCCTGGGGAAGTAATTTAACCCTTTAAGGCTCAACTTCctgctctgtaaaatgagaacaacaCAGTCTACTACATAAGACTTGTGAGGTCTAAGAAATAATGTCTACAAAGTGCCTGGTATAATACTGGCTGCATCGCTCAGGGTCCAACCACACAAGCAGGAACCACTCTAAGAACGTAAAAACAGAGAACTTAATGCAGGGGATTGGTGACACGGGTGATGGAAGGGCTGAGAAACCCCACAGCAGACAATGAGGCAACCCAGAGATTAGCAAAAACCAGAAGCTGCCCACACTCCTTAACTGGAGGGACAAACAGAGGAGATGGAATTAGTGGAGCCTGGTGGGGAGGACCACCATGGGAAGTTGGAACCACAGCAGCCTATCCAGTAGGAGGTGGCACCGCAGGGGAGCCTCGCCTGCTGCTGGAGACCTGCCAGAGCccgagcaagagagagaaagagaagaaataacctGGCTTTTTCATCCCTCCTAACTTCCAGTCTCCTGCCACTgtctcccattggccaaacccaagCCTGAACGGCAGCTGTCCTGGAAGCCTGAGAAACTGCACCCTGCAAGGCAATACAGAGCAGAGCAGAAGCGCAAGGAAGGGATCTGTAGCAAAAGGGTAGAGAACAACCATCAGAAATAGGTTAAACAGGCTTGGTAATACCTTTATTTGTAAAACCTTTAAAGTACTGGATACACGTGAAAGTAACGAAAGCATTCACTTAAAACCATACTGTAGTCCACATAGACTAGTTCACATCTCCCCTCCCACCGCAACCTACTACAGTATCCTGATTACTACTGTGTCTGGTCTAATACAGTGGCATTTGAAGACGGATTTTTAGTGTCAGGCATGTTCTCCACTGAAATTTCATGAGGGCTTCTACAGCAGAGGGAGATGCCCATTCTATGTCACAGAGGTCAAAGCTCAGCCACAACAGAATTATGCAGCAGCGTCATGGCAACTGGACGCTGGTCTTGGAGCGCTCAAGGACTTCTGCGTGACCTGTGGGGAGGGTCACAATCTCTggattcacttttaaaaaatgtaaatcacaaCCCTCGGGGTGGTTTACGCGCGCCCCCAACACTCCACTTGGCTCTTCATCTTTCCATTCCCTTGTCCAGAAGGCTCCACAATGTTTTTTGAAATAAAGGATGAAATCGTCTAAGAAAACAGATAACGTACCCAAGATCACAGCGCTAGCAAATCGGAAGGAATTCATTCTCTACTCTTCCCACGCCAAGGCGCTTTCCGCTCCCCCACCGGTTCTTTTCGCGCCCCGTACATCCTCTGGCGGAGGAAGGCTTGTTCAGGGAAAAGCAAGAGAGACCCCGCTCAAAATCCTGGCGCACTTGGTAGCGCTCTTCGTGCAGCCAACGTGCCCAACTGGCGTCTCAATAAACGGCGACCCGCCAGGCTCGGCCGGCCGACTCAGGACGCTCCCGGCTCGGGGTAGCTCAGGGTCCTCTCCCGCGGGCCCGAGACCCCCACCCCCGCGCCGGGGGGCAGCCGGAAGCAAGCTGCCCTACCCGCCCCCTGCGGGTCGCGGGGTTTCTAACGGAGCCGCGTGCCCGGGGCGGGGCCACGCGCGATTGGCCGCTCGGAGTCGGGGGCGGGCCCGCAGCGGGCAGGCCGGGCGGGCGCCGACAATGAGCCTCCATAAAAGGGAGCGGCGGGGGGCTAGAGCCCCGGATTGAGCCCTCCCCGCCCGGGGTCCCGACGCTCTAGGTCTCGGGGAGGCCGAGACGCGCCCGTCGCAGGCCGGGCCGGCgagcggcgggcggcgggcggcggggagggggctgcacGGGGCGGGAGGCGGCCGCCGGCTTGCGCGCAGGCCTGCGCGCCAGTCCTCCGGCGTCCGGTCACCGAGAGCCCCCCCGGCCGCGCCATGGCCCTGAAGGCCGAGGGCGCCGCGCTCGACTGCTTCGAGGTGACACTCAAATGCGAGGAAGGGGAGGACGACGAGGAGGCCATGGTGGTGGCCGTAATCCCGCGGCCCGAGCCGATGCTCAGAGGTGAGAATGGGAGGGGAATCCCACTTCCGCGTCACGGTCCGGGGCTCGGGCTTCCCCCCCCACACCAGTCGGGGGTCCGGGTACCCCCTCCCGCGCCTCCAGTCAGGGGCCCAAGCGCCCCCACTCCACTCCGGCCTGGTGCCCGGGCGCCCCCTTCCCCCTTCTGTCTGAGGTACTGGCGCTCTCTTGTTCCACCCCCAGCGGGGTTTGGAATCTCAGCCTCCCCgaattccccctcccccgcccagggTCTGGAGCCTTCGATCCACGCCCCGCGAGCTCCGGATCTTCCGGTGCCCGAGCGCCCCCTCGCCCGGGCCCAGCACGACGGCTTCGAGGTGACGCTGGCgggtcccacccctcccccctccccttccctctaccCCCCCGCCGcggaggcagagacagaggcaggcCCAGGGGCCTGGCCGTATTCTCGGCCGAGGACCGAGGGGCGGCAGGGCCTCCACGCCGGAGCTAGGGGCCCCGCACCTTGGTGTGCGGAGTGATTCGGTGGGTGGAGGCAGGCGCCGCTGCAGCCCGCCAAAAGGTGGATTTTAAGGGCGCTCCGTGCAGAATGCTTTCCTACGCCCCCCTCACCATCCCCGGGCCTTGCGCTTGCATAAGCCACAGGTGTCAGATTCTCGCGCTGCAAGGGTGAAAGTGGTTGCATAGGACACCTAGTTTTGGAAAAGGAGTGCTTGCTACGGGTGCCCTCAGCCACTCTAGAAAGGGATTGGCCTCGGGAAGGGGTTTGAGGAGCAGTCTGGGAGCACTcgctttcccctcctccctcaccgATTTCTCCAGTCCTCAGGATCTTGCAAACCCTAAGAAAACAAAGAGCCACCTTAGTGGAAGACACACTATTCATGAAAATGCAAAACCTTTTCATTCCTAGATACCCCGTCCCTCAGGGGGACAGTACCCAAAAGGTTGAGAGCAAGGCCGTTCATTTAGCCTCAGCAGGACATGGTGATGTCTCCCTGCACTGCTTCTCCTTTTTGGAATCAAGAGTgctataaaatgagggaaataaaggCCACTACCCGTCTCAGAGCTTTCAATCCAAAAGAGAGGTTCTTTCTGTACTTCTGCTAATATTTCTCGAGTGGTCAGTGCCAGGCTGTCTCAGTTAACCCTCTCAACAACCCTGCGAGAGCATCCTCCTTCCCCAGAGAAGtgaattcattcaacaagtatgtgGGAGCACCTCTTACATGTCAGGCACGGTTTTAGGCTAGGCGTGCTAATAGCTATAAAGAAAGTCGAAACTCTGCTCTTCTGAAACATAGATGTAGATACTAATGACCAAagataaatgaagataaataaatgtatagCATGTCAGGTGGTTCAGAGAACAGGAAATCAAAGTAAGGAGAAAAGAGTGAGGGTGTTTCATTTGGAATATCAAGTGGTCGGGAAAGCCTTCTCTAATAAGGTGAATTTTGAACACAGACCAAAGGAAGCGAGGGAGAGAACCCTGTAGATAATTGGAGGTTAAGAATTTTCGGCAGAGAGAATAGTAAGTACAAAGGTCCTGAAGCAGAAGCTTCTTGAAAGATTTGgggtgggaaagaaaaacagacgaattcaaggtttttggcctgagcgACTGGAAGGATGGACTTCCCATTTGCCGAGATGGAAAGACTGGAGTGCAGGCCTGTGGGAGATGGGGAGTTAAGGTTTGAACATGGCAAGTTTGAGAAGTTTATGACACATTCAAGCACAGATGTCAGATGGTAAGTAAGGCATGTGAACCTAAATTTCCTGGGAGAGTCTGGTTAGAGGTATAGACATGGGAGTTGTCAGCAGGCGGGCACTGGGATGAGACCACCAGAGGAAGGAGGTAGATATAGATGGGGTCCCAGGACCGTTGTGGAATGCTCCAGTGATTCCAGTTTAGAGACTGAGTCATTCCTCATCAAACACTGCTGAATGccactacatgccaggcaccgtGCCGAGTGCTGGAGATACAGTTGTGAAGGATCAAAAATCCATGCTGTCTTGGACCTACAGTGCAGTCAGGAGACAAAGGGAACGAGTAGGAAATGAAGCAGTGAGGGGAGCAGGGAGCTCAGGTGGGGCAGATGGCAGCTTTCTAAGGGTCGGCAGACAAGCCTTGGGTGAGAAGACGGCTCTGTTCTGGAGAAGGGACTGGCACGGGTGCCCGAAAAATAGCTCCAGTGAAGTAAGGGAAGAACCAATAGAAGGTGGTGCCCTGGAGTCCAAGGGACAAAAATCAAGATGGAAGAAGCCATCTGTCAAAGGACAAAGTTGAAGAGCTGACCGCTGGGTTTAGcattggtgaccttgacaagagctGTTTTCGAGGAGTGGTGGGAAAGAAAGCCCACCTGCAACCAAGGGGTTCCTGCCCAGAGTCACATCTGAGCGGGGTGCAGCCCAGCCTTGGAGCTAGACCTGAGACCAAGCCGGTTCTCAGACCCATTTCAATGCCACCTCTTCCAGGTAGTCCCCAGGTGTTCGGGTCTCCCATATTTGTCTTTCGCTCCATCTTctcaggtgggagggaggtgcagccACAAGGGATCAGAAACCCTGAGCTGCCAGGCTAACGTGGGTCTGAGCCTGCATCCTTTGCTGAGCTGAGAAGGGTTCCCATCCTGTTGGAGCTTATGGTCCATGTGCACAGGGAACAGGTGCTGAGTCGACCAGTAGGGACGAGCTAGGTTACTGCTGTAAAGGCTTTGGGAGGGGAGGCTGTTTCCGACAGGATGGGAGGCCCCTTGAAGGGACCTCAGCAAGTGGAGGAACAGGCATGGATGCCATTCACTGACCCGAGAAGGCTCATTGAGCGTCTCCTCTCCTACGTGCCAGGCCCTGCGGGGACAGTAAGATGACAAAATTTACCATTCTTGTCCTCAAGGAAGTGCTTCGCTGCTGTGGCCTGGTAGTCGCATATGGATATAATCACCTGCCAGGGGTGGGAGGTCAGGAAGGCTTCACAGGGCTGAGGTTTTGAGCAGGGCCATGAAGGAAGTAGAGGACTTTGCCGGACTGGTGGGCTGCCAAGGCCGTAGACATGCAGGAACGCAGTCTGTTGGAAATGCCTGTTGGACCTGTGGTCGGAGACTAGATTGAGGTAGCAGGATGCCGAGGCATGTAGGCTGTGTTTATCGTGGCTAGTGCCTTGTGGGCtccaggggaagggagaaagagactcTAGGTGGGAAAGTTCCTTCCCTACATATGCCACCAGGTTTGGGGAATCCTGTTCTCTGTATTGTTGGTTGTGGGCACCTTTACTGACAGTAcccgccccctcctctccctccgtAGTGGCCCAGCAGGAGAAGACCCCACCGCCGAGGCCCAGCCTGCTAGAGGCAGGCAGCGATGGCTGTGAGGAGCCCAGGCAGCAGGTGTCTTGGGAGCAGGAGTTCCTGGTGGGGAACAGCCCGGGAGGCAGCGGGCGGGCACTGTGCATGGTGTGTGGGGCCGAGATCCGGGCCCCCTCGGCGGACACAGCACGCGCCCACATCCTGGAGCAGCACCCTCACACCCTGGACCTGAGCCCTTCCGAGAAGAGCAATATCCTGGAGGCCTGGAGTGAGGGGGTGGCCCTTTTGCAGGACTTCAGGGCCGAGCAGCCGTCCCCGCCCCATTCAGGtagctgggctgggggaggggaggaggaggaaggaaaagtcAGGACTCTTGTTGCTCACTGGCATCTGCCCCCTTCAGACTCAGGCCAGGAGGTCGAAGTGGACCCAGACTCCGACCCGGACCCCGAAATGCCAGCAGAGATTGTCGTTCTCCTCGACTCCGAGGACAACCCCTCCCTCCCTAGAAGGAGCCGACCCAGGGGACTCCGCCCTCTGGAGCTTCCTGGTCAGTCATCCCAAAGCCTCAGAGGctgagttggggggaggggaagcatggGCCTTGCCATCTGGGTGGAGAGAGGCTGCTGGGCAGATACCCTCAGCAGCCCTGTGGTTACGGCAATCAGGCCTCTTAAAAAGGTCTTGTCTTTTGCAGCGGCCCCTGTCCCAGAGCCGGTAAGCAAGAAGCCACGTGGTCAGAGATGGAAGGAGCCCCCTGGGGAGGAGCCggtcagaaagaaaagaggcagaCCCATGACCAAAACCCTGGACCTGGACCCGGACCCGGACCCAGGTGAAGGCGAGGAAGGTGTGGGCTCCAGGAGGAAAGCTAGGaccctggtgggggggggggggatgcgTGGCAGAGGGCACCTGCACCTCAGCTGAGGCCATGGGCTCAGCCCTTGGGAGTCTGACCTCACAGTTCCATCCTGTCCTCCCTTCCAGATCCCCCCTCACCCGGCTCACCCACCGAGACTTTTGCGGCTCCCGCCGAGGTCCGACACTTCACCGACGGCAGCTTCCCCGCTGGCTTCGTCCTCCAGCTCTTCTCCCACACCCAGCTCAGGGCCTCAGACAGCAAGAACTCGCCCAAAGAGGGGAGAGTAGCAGAAGGAGGTCTTCTCCAGCCGGAAAGCCCCTCCCCAGGTGAGCTCGTGAGAGAGGCTGACAAGTGCGGGGTCAGGAAGGCCGCATCCCTGGGGTCTGGCCTCCACGAGGCTGCTTGGCAGCAGAGCCCAGGCTAGAGATGGCAGGTGGATTTAAATACAGTAGCCAGCCAGAGAGCTGAGTTTGTTTGTGAGCTCCTTGGGAGTGTCCTGGCTGGTTGGTAGGTTGGGTTAGGCCAGTGCTCCCCAAAAGCCCGACACCCATCACCGCAGTTAAGGTTGATTCCAGCTGGAGCCTGAGGTGCCCACCTTGGCCCCGGTGGACCAGGGGCCTAGATGGGACCGATAGCAGAATAGGCGGGGCGAGCACTCAGCAGACACCTCAGCTCAGTTTACGTCTAATAATAGCAGTAAGCGCTTGTGTTTTTATCATGTTCTCCGATTTTAAGAAACTCATATGCAGCTCATCTGGCCCTTATAAAAGTATCTTTTCCAGATGGACCGACAGAGTCTCAGAGAGATGGTTCCTCCTCTACGGTCCTTGTATTCATTTCCTgagactgctgtaacaaactgcCACAAACTTCGTGGCTTACAACAACACAGATATACTACTTTTTAGTCCCGGAGGTCAGAGAACTGGAACGGGTCTCACTGGGCTACagtcagggtgtcagcagggctgggttCCTTTCTGGCTCGTAAAGGAGGAAGTCTTGCCTCTGCCAGCTTCTAGCAGCCGcctgtgttccttggcttgtgccctccttccatcttcaaagcaggCCGTGGCCAGTGCAGTCTTTCTCAGGATGCCACTTTTGGGTCTGACTCTtctgccttctccttcccctttaaAGGCCCTTGCGATTACACTGAGCCCACCCAGACCATCCagatctctgttttattttaaagttggcTGATTAACAATGTCAGTTCCATCTGTGGTCTTAATTCTCCCTTGCCGTGTAAGATACCGtattcacaggtcctggggattaggacttgaaCGTCTTTGGGGGACCGGTATACTGCTACCACAGTCACGTAACCTAGCAGTAGCAGAATTGAGATGAGACTGGCCTGTGTTCCAGCAGGGCAGGGCTGAGCCTGgttcctctctctcttcatctcgCCAGGCCAGGCCCTGCTTGCAGCATCTCAGACgcaaaattgttttttctttttttttctttcttttttggctgtgttggatcgtcattgctgtgcacgggctttctctagttgtggcgagcgggggctagtcttcattgcggtggcttctcttgttgcggagcacaggctctaggtgcgcgggcttcagtagttgtggctcgtgggctcagtagttgtggctcgtgggctgtagagcgcaggctcagtaattgtggcacacaggcctagttgcttcaccgcgtgtgggatcttcccggaccagggctcgaacctgcgtcccctgcattggcaggcagactcttaaccactgcgccaccagggaagccccagaaagtgATTCTTGAAGGAGTGAATGTGTGACGCAGAGAGTGCCTCGTCCCGCCTGCCTGAAATGGGCGTTTGGAGTTGGAGCCCTGAGAAAGATGGCGCACGGGGTGCTGGAGGCTCCCCAGAGCAGGGCTCTCAAAAAGGAGATGTACTTTTTGCctaaataaaaa
Protein-coding regions in this window:
- the SPINDOC gene encoding spindlin interactor and repressor of chromatin-binding protein isoform X5, with protein sequence MALKAEGAALDCFEVTLKCEEGEDDEEAMVVAVIPRPEPMLRGSGAFDPRPASSGSSGARAPPRPGPARRLRVAQQEKTPPPRPSLLEAGSDGCEEPRQQVSWEQEFLVGNSPGGSGRALCMVCGAEIRAPSADTARAHILEQHPHTLDLSPSEKSNILEAWSEGVALLQDFRAEQPSPPHSDSGQEVEVDPDSDPDPEMPAEIVVLLDSEDNPSLPRRSRPRGLRPLELPAAPVPEPVSKKPRGQRWKEPPGEEPVRKKRGRPMTKTLDLDPDPDPGEGEEDPPSPGSPTETFAAPAEVRHFTDGSFPAGFVLQLFSHTQLRASDSKNSPKEGRVAEGGLLQPESPSPASELCPLWSVSYSSQSPC
- the SPINDOC gene encoding spindlin interactor and repressor of chromatin-binding protein isoform X1, whose protein sequence is MALKAEGAALDCFEVTLKCEEGEDDEEAMVVAVIPRPEPMLRGSGAFDPRPASSGSSGARAPPRPGPARRLRVAQQEKTPPPRPSLLEAGSDGCEEPRQQVSWEQEFLVGNSPGGSGRALCMVCGAEIRAPSADTARAHILEQHPHTLDLSPSEKSNILEAWSEGVALLQDFRAEQPSPPHSDSGQEVEVDPDSDPDPEMPAEIVVLLDSEDNPSLPRRSRPRGLRPLELPAAPVPEPVSKKPRGQRWKEPPGEEPVRKKRGRPMTKTLDLDPDPDPGEGEEDPPSPGSPTETFAAPAEVRHFTDGSFPAGFVLQLFSHTQLRASDSKNSPKEGRVAEGGLLQPESPSPAPPPGLRGTLDLQVIRVRLEEPPAVSLLQDWSKHPQGTKGVGAGDSPEWPAVLSESSTTVGGQPEAGSGL
- the SPINDOC gene encoding spindlin interactor and repressor of chromatin-binding protein isoform X3, with amino-acid sequence MALKAEGAALDCFEVTLKCEEGEDDEEAMVVAVIPRPEPMLRVAQQEKTPPPRPSLLEAGSDGCEEPRQQVSWEQEFLVGNSPGGSGRALCMVCGAEIRAPSADTARAHILEQHPHTLDLSPSEKSNILEAWSEGVALLQDFRAEQPSPPHSDSGQEVEVDPDSDPDPEMPAEIVVLLDSEDNPSLPRRSRPRGLRPLELPAAPVPEPVSKKPRGQRWKEPPGEEPVRKKRGRPMTKTLDLDPDPDPGEGEEDPPSPGSPTETFAAPAEVRHFTDGSFPAGFVLQLFSHTQLRASDSKNSPKEGRVAEGGLLQPESPSPAPPPGLRGTLDLQVIRVRLEEPPAVSLLQDWSKHPQGTKGVGAGDSPEWPAVLSESSTTVGGQPEAGSGL
- the SPINDOC gene encoding spindlin interactor and repressor of chromatin-binding protein isoform X6, which produces MALKAEGAALDCFEVTLKCEEGEDDEEAMVVAVIPRPEPMLRGSGAFDPRPASSGSSGARAPPRPGPARRLRVAQQEKTPPPRPSLLEAGSDGCEEPRQQVSWEQEFLVGNSPGGSGRALCMVCGAEIRAPSADTARAHILEQHPHTLDLSPSEKSNILEAWSEGVALLQDFRAEQPSPPHSDSGQEVEVDPDSDPDPEMPAEIVVLLDSEDNPSLPRRSRPRGLRPLELPAAPVPEPVSKKPRGQRWKEPPGEEPVRKKRGRPMTKTLDLDPDPDPGEGEEDPPSPGSPTETFAAPAEVRHFTDGSFPAGFVLQLFSHTQLRASDSKNSPKEGRVAEGGLLQPESPSPGPPYKGLLCPLYRRGN
- the SPINDOC gene encoding spindlin interactor and repressor of chromatin-binding protein isoform X4 → MALKAEGAALDCFEVTLKCEEGEDDEEAMVVAVIPRPEPMLRVAQQEKTPPPRPSLLEAGSDGCEEPRQQVSWEQEFLVGNSPGGSGRALCMVCGAEIRAPSADTARAHILEQHPHTLDLSPSEKSNILEAWSEGVALLQDFRAEQPSPPHSDSGQEVEVDPDSDPDPEMPAEIVVLLDSEDNPSLPRRSRPRGLRPLELPAAPVPEPVSKKPRGQRWKEPPGEEPVRKKRGRPMTKTLDLDPDPDPDPPSPGSPTETFAAPAEVRHFTDGSFPAGFVLQLFSHTQLRASDSKNSPKEGRVAEGGLLQPESPSPAPPPGLRGTLDLQVIRVRLEEPPAVSLLQDWSKHPQGTKGVGAGDSPEWPAVLSESSTTVGGQPEAGSGL
- the SPINDOC gene encoding spindlin interactor and repressor of chromatin-binding protein isoform X2; this translates as MALKAEGAALDCFEVTLKCEEGEDDEEAMVVAVIPRPEPMLRGSGAFDPRPASSGSSGARAPPRPGPARRLRVAQQEKTPPPRPSLLEAGSDGCEEPRQQVSWEQEFLVGNSPGGSGRALCMVCGAEIRAPSADTARAHILEQHPHTLDLSPSEKSNILEAWSEGVALLQDFRAEQPSPPHSDSGQEVEVDPDSDPDPEMPAEIVVLLDSEDNPSLPRRSRPRGLRPLELPAAPVPEPVSKKPRGQRWKEPPGEEPVRKKRGRPMTKTLDLDPDPDPDPPSPGSPTETFAAPAEVRHFTDGSFPAGFVLQLFSHTQLRASDSKNSPKEGRVAEGGLLQPESPSPAPPPGLRGTLDLQVIRVRLEEPPAVSLLQDWSKHPQGTKGVGAGDSPEWPAVLSESSTTVGGQPEAGSGL